In one Drosophila albomicans strain 15112-1751.03 chromosome X, ASM965048v2, whole genome shotgun sequence genomic region, the following are encoded:
- the LOC127565379 gene encoding pre-intermoult gene 1 protein isoform X2 — protein sequence MKFSTRFLLLALLALWATTVMAADGDSDDDYTDADSSVSTADTDSETESSDDETTTAAAVVRRTTRKRRTTSTNRRTSRNTKNRRNTRRNNNSNRRAASRRRANNARRRRG from the exons ATGAAGTTCAGTACGCGTTTCTTGTTGCTCGCCCTCCTCGCTCTATGGGCCACCACAGTGATGGCTGCGGATGGCGATAGCGATGATGATTACACCGATGCAG ATTCATCGGTATCCACCGCCGATACGGATTCCGAAACCGAGTCAAGTGACGATGAAACAACCACCGCAGCTGCAGTTGTGCGACGCACCACTCGCAAGCGCAGGACGACCAGCACCAATCGCCGGACCAGTCGCAACACGAAGAACAGGCGCAACACCagacgcaacaacaacagcaacagacgcGCCGCTAGCAGACGTCGTGCCAACAACGCGCGTCGCAGGCGCGGTTAA
- the LOC127565379 gene encoding pre-intermoult gene 1 protein isoform X1, with translation MKFSTRFLLLALLALWATTVMAADGDSDDDYTDADTDTSATDAAADTVSSAPSSTDSDSDTDSSVSTADTDSETESSDDETTTAAAVVRRTTRKRRTTSTNRRTSRNTKNRRNTRRNNNSNRRAASRRRANNARRRRG, from the exons ATGAAGTTCAGTACGCGTTTCTTGTTGCTCGCCCTCCTCGCTCTATGGGCCACCACAGTGATGGCTGCGGATGGCGATAGCGATGATGATTACACCGATGCAG acactGACACATCAGCTACAGATGCAGCTGCAGATACAGTCTCCTCAGCACCATCATCTACAGATTCTGACTCCGATACAGATTCATCGGTATCCACCGCCGATACGGATTCCGAAACCGAGTCAAGTGACGATGAAACAACCACCGCAGCTGCAGTTGTGCGACGCACCACTCGCAAGCGCAGGACGACCAGCACCAATCGCCGGACCAGTCGCAACACGAAGAACAGGCGCAACACCagacgcaacaacaacagcaacagacgcGCCGCTAGCAGACGTCGTGCCAACAACGCGCGTCGCAGGCGCGGTTAA